The following proteins are co-located in the Rhodococcus opacus B4 genome:
- the glgA gene encoding glycogen synthase yields MRVAMMTKEYPPEIYGGAGVHVTELVAQLKQLCEVDVHCMGAPRVGAVVHTPDPALAGANPALATLSAELRMADAATGADVVHSHTWYTGLAGHLASALYDVPHILTAHSLEPRRPWKAEQLGGGYRISSWSERNAVEHADAVIAVSAGMRLDVLDAYPFVDPHRVHVVRNGIDTSVWHAGPAGHGQSALTKIGVDPDQPMVAFVGRITRQKGVGHLIAAAHHFAPEIQLVLCAGAPDTPEIAAETEQAVAALAAHRGNVFWVREMLPTEQVREILSAATVFVCPSVYEPLGIVNLEAMACETAVVASDVGGIPEVVDDGVTGRLVHYNSYEPEAFEQALAESVNAIASDVGTAEAMGKAGRARAIAEFSWAAIAQQTLDVYQDALSRR; encoded by the coding sequence GTGCGGGTGGCGATGATGACCAAGGAATACCCACCGGAGATCTATGGCGGTGCGGGTGTACACGTCACCGAACTGGTTGCTCAGTTGAAGCAGCTGTGCGAGGTGGACGTGCACTGTATGGGCGCTCCGCGCGTCGGGGCGGTCGTCCACACCCCCGATCCCGCGCTGGCGGGGGCCAATCCGGCGCTCGCGACGCTGTCCGCCGAACTGCGCATGGCGGACGCCGCGACGGGCGCCGACGTCGTGCACTCCCACACCTGGTACACCGGCCTCGCCGGCCACCTGGCGTCCGCGCTGTACGACGTGCCGCACATCCTCACCGCCCACTCCCTCGAGCCGCGCAGGCCCTGGAAGGCGGAGCAGCTGGGCGGCGGCTACCGCATCTCGTCGTGGTCCGAGCGCAACGCGGTGGAGCACGCAGACGCAGTGATCGCCGTGAGCGCCGGCATGCGACTCGACGTCCTCGACGCGTACCCGTTCGTCGACCCGCACCGGGTCCACGTGGTGCGCAACGGGATCGACACGTCCGTCTGGCACGCGGGTCCGGCAGGTCATGGGCAGTCCGCGCTGACGAAGATCGGAGTCGACCCGGACCAGCCGATGGTGGCGTTCGTCGGCCGCATCACGCGGCAGAAGGGCGTCGGTCATCTGATCGCCGCAGCACACCACTTCGCGCCCGAGATCCAGTTGGTGCTGTGCGCCGGCGCCCCCGACACCCCGGAGATCGCCGCCGAGACCGAGCAGGCCGTCGCCGCCCTCGCGGCGCACCGCGGCAACGTGTTCTGGGTGCGCGAGATGCTCCCCACCGAACAGGTGCGGGAAATCCTGTCGGCCGCAACCGTCTTCGTGTGCCCGTCCGTGTACGAGCCGCTGGGGATCGTGAACCTCGAGGCCATGGCCTGCGAGACCGCGGTCGTGGCATCCGATGTCGGAGGCATCCCGGAGGTGGTGGACGACGGGGTCACCGGCCGTCTGGTGCACTACAACTCGTACGAGCCGGAGGCGTTCGAGCAGGCGCTGGCCGAGTCGGTCAACGCGATCGCCTCCGACGTCGGCACCGCCGAGGCCATGGGCAAGGCGGGGCGGGCGCGGGCGATCGCCGAGTTCTCCTGGGCGGCCATCGCGCAACAGACCCTCGACGTCTACCAGGACGCGCTGTCGCGCCGCTGA
- the glgC gene encoding glucose-1-phosphate adenylyltransferase, translating to MRSQPHVLGIVLAGGEGKRLYPLTADRAKPAVPFGGAYRLIDFVLSNLVNAGYLRLCVLTQYKSHSLDRHISQTWRLSGFAGEYITPVPAQQRLGPRWYTGSADAILQSLNLVYDEDPEYIVVFGADHVYRMDPEQMVQHHIESGAGVTVAGIRVPRSEAFAFGCIDSDESGRIVQFLEKPAHPPGTPDDPNMTFASMGNYVFTTKVLVDAIRADSENSDSDHDMGGDIIPALVEAGEASVYDFKDNVVPGATDRDRGYWRDVGTLDAFYDAHMDLVSVHPIFNLYNRRWPIRGETENLAPAKFVQGGLAQESVVGAGCILSAATVRNSVLSSNVMVDSGATVEGSVLMPGVRIGKGAVVRRAILDKNVVVGDGEIIGVDLERDKQRFAVSNGGVVAIGKGVWI from the coding sequence GTGAGGAGCCAGCCACATGTGCTTGGAATCGTGCTCGCCGGCGGCGAGGGCAAACGTCTCTATCCGCTCACCGCGGATCGGGCGAAGCCCGCTGTGCCTTTCGGAGGCGCCTACCGGTTGATCGATTTCGTGCTCAGCAATTTGGTCAATGCGGGATACCTCCGCCTGTGTGTTCTGACGCAGTACAAGTCGCATTCGTTGGACCGCCACATTTCTCAGACGTGGCGACTGTCCGGGTTCGCGGGTGAATACATCACTCCCGTTCCCGCGCAGCAACGTCTGGGCCCGCGCTGGTACACCGGCAGTGCCGATGCGATCCTGCAGTCGCTGAACCTCGTCTACGACGAGGACCCCGAGTACATCGTCGTGTTCGGTGCCGACCACGTGTACCGGATGGACCCGGAGCAGATGGTGCAGCACCACATCGAATCGGGCGCCGGGGTGACGGTGGCAGGGATCCGGGTGCCGCGCAGCGAGGCGTTCGCGTTCGGCTGCATCGACAGCGACGAGTCGGGCCGCATCGTGCAGTTCCTCGAGAAGCCGGCGCATCCGCCGGGGACCCCGGACGACCCCAACATGACGTTCGCGTCGATGGGTAACTACGTGTTCACCACCAAGGTGCTCGTCGACGCCATCCGGGCCGACTCCGAGAACTCCGATTCCGACCACGACATGGGCGGCGACATCATCCCCGCGCTCGTCGAGGCGGGCGAGGCCTCCGTGTACGACTTCAAGGACAACGTCGTCCCCGGGGCCACCGACCGGGACCGGGGCTACTGGCGGGACGTGGGAACGCTCGACGCGTTCTACGACGCCCACATGGATCTCGTGTCGGTCCACCCCATCTTCAACCTCTACAACCGGCGCTGGCCGATCCGCGGCGAGACGGAGAACCTGGCGCCCGCCAAGTTCGTGCAGGGCGGCCTCGCGCAGGAGTCCGTGGTCGGGGCCGGCTGCATCCTGTCGGCGGCCACGGTGCGCAACTCCGTGCTCAGCTCCAATGTGATGGTCGACAGCGGCGCGACCGTGGAGGGCAGCGTCCTCATGCCGGGTGTGCGCATCGGCAAGGGCGCCGTCGTGCGCCGCGCGATCCTCGACAAGAACGTGGTCGTCGGCGACGGGGAGATAATCGGCGTCGACCTCGAGCGCGACAAGCAGCGCTTCGCCGTGAGCAACGGCGGAGTCGTCGCCATCGGCAAGGGCGTGTGGATCTAG